One genomic region from Anopheles bellator chromosome 2, idAnoBellAS_SP24_06.2, whole genome shotgun sequence encodes:
- the LOC131212928 gene encoding sushi, von Willebrand factor type A, EGF and pentraxin domain-containing protein 1, with protein sequence MLLLRKNLLCWLLLSAILVKTVYCVPTVAVTEADDENDSEWDEDEESSEADDDGRVYKNPRNSPSTECPRDEEQATLLGQKCLRKCSSDEDCKSKKKKCLCDGACGMSCIKPDRECPDLPQPSLGSVTLSGKHFGSRATYSCPHGYHVVGLQSRLCQADGSWAGSEPVCKQNIYCLEPPTIEHARHSALPEQATFDLDSTVQYHCHTGYATAGFPRAKCLAVDGQASWYGPDISCEPRSCGQPPDPAHGWHAGESYTFGGKVTYHCGEGYELVGRAERYCQADGSWTPKELPTCVLVTSVQCPSPENPRNGKAIYTSTSYNSVVSYECRYGYTLVGESSRRCGADKRWTGTLPACKEINCGHPGTLYNGWLENIESGTGLGASIIFRCHPEMLLVGNTSSVCQIDGRWRYPLPQCLAPCVVPSISQGQVIPIEFDIDVNATTVVPVVGAGAGSSSSKVKHGTVLEVMCDEHYEFPFSSLSPPTCNNGTWSVIPRCAPARCKTMPKPPKFGMVLAPKTEHGMRARFKCKDGYNLTAPGGKGIADPNSYVLICSFGNWTGEMPQCTEVYCQFPGYIPNGKVLLVGNMGLYDYRPYVRKVINNKQIMYECDKGYVIESGPPGATCIGGKWSPTELPMCIPGQHPRLRWNRRRRSLDLRMRYQRSNHLKQHYRSLQRKLAEHDAYQRMYPVAGGHRLVKRAALKRHYTFNDFQRLRSKRTLQGGHYEPQLLSMRQRRELSEVEKAYSKYYERIKAKYRNYVQNLIGSNKARTMQMHDDIHVQDGRWHAYPESTADMVGHSRGTQNGRDREQPAGPTRAPPSGTRRPRPGNKGKLNKTKKPRVPPPIAIPDINEQSRYKLDFIESGESNRTMAGLLNENDIYSNYFPPPLTGRYHTSWQFASEVTPSHRTEGNIYRAGPQYRGRNATESYPEDPISLMEKLQSQIIRRKRDIKEPAVTVVDNDGSTEETKRGQKGNRKAAQNHTSADVDSLDPARKLKFKGPCEPLASEPYAQLEIVRPGKDPNETFGPGTIVRVVCTKGYVSNIVNPNATSKCVRGRWKPTKPTCSMKPCFVPSTEHGKYYEASVDLTTIDTVKPMTAALMPMEMTENGKMINFLCDHGYNTQGPSSLRCWNGEWAVSSLPECLPAPCVLPPIMHAMYQGGYRAGLTIAHGSSVMIQCESGMGSVAPVQMDCALGSLTPETINCGYISSRKSRDDDSSSIIVLDGNNVTSSEDENDGRECGPPGKTHGSLVYKNGEQLDEGSDEGFPSGTEITFDCIASITGEQTTWKIICEDGQWIGRSMNCEDDDPLFHRIPSANGSCMFRNNEPHVVSFYNDLEIREDIVELPPGTTIISRCVDIGKYAMIGTSVRTCVRSEWSGQKPSCFGLNQENDYAMEKPPTILIRHQNGPIAQSNDGKLIVYPGTTVHLECLWMRRFGNPKWNVSHDYRKYPEGWSSDEGRDPQLEFRISIMHAVKDDSGSFTCVTPARHTHTVEVVVKAVHCNEIQVRRGLSASTGETMMGTRVLFSCTNGNALIGTPEITCLPSGNWSAPLPVCESVECGEVPIQPSSNGSAPRVAILSREVGGRAAFSCPLGYGLRGPSEAICLPTGEWGAPFPSCVEVQCFHPGAPQNGYAQGTPPYRAGDVVQFNCNPEYMMQGQPIIACQDNGRWSGGLPKCVQACSYPGTAISGRMSSVKFYYSIGESITFTCDAGLELRGAKMLKCLKNGKWSNAIPTCVNPDAVNVRTDAKGVFKRDN encoded by the exons atgctgctgctgaggaaAAATCTGCTCTGCTGGTTGCTCCTGTCAGCCATATTGGTGAAAACGG TGTACTGcgtgccgacggtggccgttaCCGAGGCGGACGACGAGAACGATTCGGAgtgggacgaggacgaagagtCATCGGaagcggacgacgacgggcgtgTTTACAAGAATCCGAGGAATTCACCTTCGACCGAGTGCCCGCGGGACGAGGAGCAGGCAACGCTGCtg GGCCAGAAGTGTCTGCGCAAGTGTTCGTCGGACGAGGACTGCAagagcaaaaagaagaaatgtCTGTGCGACGGGGCCTGCGGTATGTCGTGCATCAAGCCGGATCGCGAGTGTCCCGATCTACCGCAACCGAGCCTCGGTTCGGTGACGCTGTCCGGGAAGCACTTTGGATCGCGGGCCACCTACAGCTGCCCCCACGGGTACCACGTCGTGGGACTGCAGAGCCGACTCTGCCAGGCGGACGGCAGCTGGGCCGGTAGTGAGCCGGTTTGCAAGCAGAACA TTTACTGTCTGGAACCACCGACCATCGAGCACGCGAGACACTCGGCCCTTCCGGAGCAGGCTACGTTTGACCTCGACTCGACGGTACAGTACCACTGTCACACCGGATACGCCACGGCCGGCTTTCCGCGGGCCAAGTGTTTGGCCGTCGACGGACAGGCTAGCTGGTACGGACCAGATATCTCCTGCGAAC CTCGTTCTTGTGGCCAGCCACCGGATCCTGCGCACGGCTGGCACGCCGGCGAGAGCTACACCTTCGGTGGCAAAGTTACCTATCATTGTGGCGAAGGATACGAGCTGGTTGGGCGCGCCGAACGCTACTGCCAAGCGGACGGATCTTGGACCCCGAAGGAGCTACCGACCTGTGTTC TCGTAACGTCGGTGCAGTGTCCGTCACCCGAgaacccccgaaacgggaaggCCATTTACACCAGCACCTCGTACAACTCGGTGGTGAGCTACGAGTGTCGCTATGGATATACGTTGGTCGGCGAGAGTTCGCGGCGTTGTGGAGCCGATAAACGTTGGACTGGAACGTTACCGGCGTGTAAAG AAATTAACTGTGGCCACCCGGGAACCCTGTACAATGGGTGGCTGGAGAACATCGAGAGTGGAACCGGCCTGGGGGCGAGCATCATCTTCCGCTGCCACCCGGAGATGCTGCTCGTGGGCAACACATCCTCGGTGTGTCAGATCGATGGCCGCTGGCGGTACCCACTGCCCCAGTGTTTGGCGCCCTGTGTCGTCCCTTCTATCTCCCAGGGCCAGGTCATACCGATCGAGTTCGACATCGACGTGAACGCGACGACGGTGGTACCGGTAGTAGGCGCTGgtgctggcagcagcagctcgaaaGTTAAGCACGGAACCGTGCTGGAGGTGATGTGCGACGAGCACTACGAGTTCCCTTTTTCGTCCCTATCGCCACCGACCTGTAATAACGGCACCTGGAGCGTAATTCCACGGTGTGCTCCGGCTCGCTGCAAGACGATGCCGAAGCCTCCGAAGTTCGGCATGGTGTTGGCCCCGAAAACGGAGCATGGCATGAGGGCCCGGTTCAAGTGCAAGGATGGCTACAACTTGAcggcaccgggcggaaaaGGAATTGCGGATCCGAACAGCTACGTACTGATCTGTTCGTTCGGTAACTGGACGGGCGAGATGCCACAGTGCACCGAGGTGTACTGTCAGTTCCCGGGCTACATCCCGAACGGGAAAGTGTTGCTTGTGGGCAACATGGGCTTGTACGATTATCGGCCGTACGTGCGGAAGGTGATAAACAACAAGCAGATCATGTACGAGTGTGACAAAGGGTACGTGATCGAGAGtgggccaccgggggccacctGTATCGGGGGCAAGTGGAGCCCCACGGAGCTACCGATGTGTATCCCGGGCCAACATCCACGGTTGCGGTGGAATCGGCGGCGTCGATCGCTTGACTTGCGGATGCGCTACCAACGGTCGAACCACCTGAAGCAGCACTATCGCAGCCTGCAGAGGAAACTGGCGGAACATGACGCATACCAGCGAATGTATCCGGTGGCAGGAGGGCACCGGTTGGTTAAGAGAGCTGCCCTCAAGCGCCACTACACGTTCAACGATTTCCAACGGCTGCGCTCCAAGCGAACGCTGCAAGGAGGTCACTACGAGCCGCAACTGCTTTCGATGCGCCAGCGCCGGGAACTGTCGGAGGTTGAGAAAGCTTACAGCAAGTACTACGAGCGCATCAAGGCCAAGTACCGGAACTACGTGCAGAACCTGATCGGGTCGAACAAGGCGCGGACGATGCAGATGCACGACGATATCCACGTGCAGGATGGACGGTGGCATGCGTATCCCGAGTCCACTGCCGACATGGTGGGTCACAGCCGCGGAACCCAGAACGGCCGGGACCGTGAACAGCCGGCGGGGCCGACACGAGCTCCACCGAGTGGCACGCGTCGTCCTCGGCCCGGAAACAAGGGGAAgctgaacaaaacgaagaaaccgaGAGTGCCGCCTCCGATCGCCATTCCGGACATTAACGAGCAGTCACGCTACAAGCTGGACTTTATCGAGAGTGGTGAAAGTAACCGTACGATGGCCGGGCTGTTGAACGAGAACGATATCTATAGTAACTACTTTCCACCACCGCTGACCGGGCGATACCACACCAGTTGGCAGTTTGCGTCGGAAGTGACGCCCAGCCATCGGACCGAAGGGAACATCTACCGTGCCGGGCCGCAGTATCGAGGCCGTAACGCGACCGAAAGCTACCCGGAGGATCCGATCAGTCTGATGGAGAAACTGCAGTCACAGATCATACGTCGGAAGCGCGATATTAAGGAaccggcggtgacggtggtggacAATGATGGTTCTACGGAGGAGACCAAGCGCGGACAGAAGGGTAACCGGAAGGCCGCACAGAACCACACGAGCGCCGACGTGGACAGTCTCGATCCGGCGAGGAAGCTAAAGTTTAAGGGTCCATGCGAACCGCTCGCCAGCGAACCGTACGCCCAGCTGGAGATCGTACGGCCTGGCAAGGACCCGAACGAGACGTTCGGCCCGGGCACGATAGTGCGCGTTGTTTGTACCAAGGGTTACGTGTCGAACATTGTGAACCCGAACGCGACCTCCAAGTGTGTCCGTGGTCGCTGGAAGCCAACGAAGCCAACGTGCAGCATGA AGCCCTGCTTTGTGCCCTCAACCGAACACGGCAAGTACTATGAGGCATCAGTGGATCTGACGACGATCGATACGGTGAAACCGATGACGGCTGCCCTCATGCCGATGGAGATGACCGAGAATGGCAAGATGATTAACTTCCTGTGCGATCACGGTTACAACACGCAG GGTCCGTCAAGTTTGCGCTGCTGGAACGGGGAATGGGCCGTCAGCTCGTTGCCAGAGTGCCTGCCGGCTCCTTGCGTGTTGCCACCAATTATGCACGCGATGTATCAG GGTGGGTATCGTGCCGGGTTAACCATCGCCCACGGCAGCTCGGTAATGATACAGTGCGAAAGTGGTATGGGCAGTGTGGCGCCGGTACAGATGG ACTGCGCGCTGGGCTCGCTgacaccggaaacgatcaACTGTGGGTACATTTCGTCGAGAAAATCGCGTGACGACGACAGCAGCTCGATCATCGTGCTGGACGGGAACAATGTGACTTCGTCGGAGGACGAGAACGATGGGCGAGAGTGTGGTCCGCCCGGGAAGACACACGGTTCGCTGGTGTACAAGAACGGCGAGCAACTTGACGAGGGCAGCGACGAAGGATTCCCGTCTGGGACGGAGATCACGTTCGATTGTATTGCGTCGATCACCGGCGAACAGACGACTTGGAAGATTATCTGCGAGGATGGCCAGTGGATTGGCCGTTCGATGAATTGCG AGGATGATGATCCACTGTTCCACCGGATACCGTCGGCCAACGGGTCGTGCATGTTCCGCAACAACGAGCCGCACGTGGTCAGCTTCTACAATGATCTGGAAATCCGGGAGGACATCGTGGAGTTACCACCGGGGACGACGATCATATCAAG GTGCGTGGATATTGGCAAGTACGCCATGATTGGAACCAGCGTGCGGACGTGCGTACGGTCGGAGTGGAGCGGGCAGAAGCCGTCGTGTTTCGGGCTGAACCAGGAGAACGATTACGCAA TGGAAAAGCCGCCCACGATACTGATACGGCACCAGAACGGTCCGATTGCGCAGAGCAACGACGGGAAGCTGATCGTGTACCCGGGCACGACGGTGCACCTGGAGTGTCTGTGGATGCGCCGCTTCGGCAACCCGAAATGGAACGTCAGCCACGATTACCG CAAGTACCCGGAGGGCTGGAGCTCGGACGAGGGCCGTGATCCGCAGCTGGAGTTTCGCATCAGCATCATGCACGCCGTCAAGGACGACTCCGGGAGCTTCACGTGCGTGACCCCGGCCcgccacacgcacaccgtcGAGGTCGTCGTCAAG GCCGTGCATTGCAACGAGATCCAGGTACGCCGGGGACTGTCGGCCAGCACCGGGGAAACGATGATGGGCACGAGGGTGCTGTTTTCGTGCACGAACGGCAACGCCCTGATTGGGACGCCCGAAATCACGTGTCTGCCGAGCGGCAACTGGAGTGCTCCGCTGCCCGTTTGTGAGAGCGTCGAGTGTGGTGAGGTGCCGATCCAGCCGAGCAGCAATGGGTCCGCTCCGCGGGTCGCCATCTTGTCGCGTGAGGTGGGCGGTCGGGCTGCGTTCTCCTGTCCGCTCGGATATGGGCTGCGAGGCCCCAGCGAGGCCATCTGCCTGCCGACCGGTGAGTGGGGAGCACCGTTCCCGTCGTGCGTAG AGGTACAGTGCTTCCACCCGGGTGCCCCCCAGAATGGGTACGCCCAGGGTACCCCACCGTACCGGGCCGGGGACGTGGTCCAGTTCAACTGTAACCCGGAGTACATGATGCAGGGACAGCCCATCATCGCCTGCCAGGACAATGGCCGCTGGTCCGGCGGGTTGCCCAAGT GCGTCCAAGCGTGCTCCTACCCGGGGACGGCCATCAGCGGGCGGATGTCGTCGGTGAAGTTCTACTACTCGATCGGCGAAAGCATCACGTTCACGTGCGACGCCGGGCTGGAGCTGCGCGGGGCCAAGATGCTGAAGTGTCTGAAGAACGGCAAGTGGTCCAACGCCATTCCGACCTGCGTCAACCCGGACGCGGTGAACGTGCGCACCGACGCGAAGGGCGTCTTCAAGCGGGACAACTAG
- the LOC131212931 gene encoding uncharacterized protein LOC131212931, with protein sequence MVWPRATLLAALPLLAVIAIGSYTRTRPSSVANEDQCIVRMPDQLQKAFRPPESCSFCQAVNSVPRLANVSPGEFAERYAYRGGPIIVTDATTNWTAPERFDYAFFRQLYATYGTGPRAERCQFFPYQTGFRDIHEALGLPEARVRYEPGTEPWYFGWSNCDPAIVRVLREHYGRPYFLPPDSENNAIDWVFMGGPGLGAHMHVDNVRLPSWQSQLKGAKEWILAPPPECLYQCNFLSVVVQTGETIVLDTNKWYHKTNVLPGPISITVGAEYD encoded by the exons ATGGTCTGGCCGCGAGCGACGCTACTGGCGGCCCTACCACTGCTGGCGGTCATCGCAATCGGAAGCTACACCCGGACGCGGCCATCGTCGGTTGCAAATGAAGAT CAGTGCATCGTGCGAATGCCCGACCAGCTCCAGAAGGCGTTCCGTCCACCGGAGAGTTGCAGCTTTTGCCAAGCGGTTAACTCGGTCCCACGGCTGGCGAACGTGAGTCCGGGCGAGTTTGCTGAGCGGTACGCGTATCGTGGAGGTCCCATCATCGTGACGGACGCGACCACCAACTGGACCGCACCGGAGCGCTTCGACTACGCGTTCTTCCGGCAGCTGTACGCAACATATGGTACCGGGCCGCGGGCCGAACGGTGTCAGTTTTTCCCCTATCAAACCGGGTTCCGCGATATCCACGAGGCACTGGGGCTGCCGGAGGCCCGGGTCCGCTACGAGCCGGGCACCGAGCCGTGGTACTTCGGCTGGAGCAACTGCGATCCGGCCATCGTGCGGGTGCTGCGGGAGCACTACGGTCGGCCGTACTTTTTGCCGCCGGACTCGGAGAACAACGCCATCGACTGGGTGTTTATGGGCGGCCCGGGACTTGGGGCACACATGCAC GTGGACAACGTTCGGCTTCCCTCGTGGCAATCACAACTAAAGGGCGCCAAGGAGTGGATCTTGGCACCTCCACCGGAGTGTCTGTATCAGTGCAATTTTCTGAGTGTCGTCGTACAAACGGGCGAAACAA TCGTTCTAGACACCAACAAATGGTACCACAAAACCAACGTACTTCCCGGCCCAATCAGCATCACCGTCGGAGCGGAGTACGACTAA
- the LOC131209639 gene encoding uncharacterized protein LOC131209639 translates to MGNYCSSGQTKKDKDNASEKSEESPSYQLADKNKNKTNDVNQAPLAAPEVISDASGTGHVSNSSNVTNGCASSTTAGATSGGDGPRAQPKALQNVQSMTLSDSTTNSPMAVSPPCDIPLVVHQNLPQNLAPLYGKPTTNRRTDKYKKIVFYILAADDGFQTEKALLREVFKALNQKCQSRGFELHVADLHVQQPKGNSFDVNRWFNGPLEAQGGHDLAANCLAEIARQSCDSYLIPILFLAGSLGDPLLPLTIESQDFVAARQTAERDPRERALLEKWYVLDDKSQPACYRLNAKAQPAMSSEESQQELSMLLQTLIDIFSKELCDSYLTTVVEQEINNTVLISQELSKRCIWIQSAVPAPKSEGLSSVEAEASRRLVNIQNDLKNQLSEKHIIRIPANISQQQDQFAALLDTCLSLEIDLIIDEHVSKYSIPHCTFGVDRRLLSELEEVNRHSRVLNENCANFTTTDRVKEYLTSALSGKPLVVYGKTGAGKSVFMAKISQNLHCWLPESHLVMRYANLTMHSSDVASLLGSITEQISVLIKGTPTRCQHTVASYSAALRSLLECCKHPITILIDSVDALRDVADLEWLPVQLLDCVKVVLTVSSTGSHDLAELQSRENRVLQRLRQRIGDDSCFVYLTPFTQEQWEDVLCFGGGDIYAANGALQLPDCWKKSDEKISIQAKILWWLGWLGKTNLSDTSVSHISEQVFEILEEKFTAAIIRLIIPLLLASREGLLETEIITLLRSSNLVNGSTTKLWTHFCWKMGPLFLHNKNIIVVDRTLREVAEKRYASDIQRAHRILHDYYETQPNVFVDKKGKDRSFNLRKFVELPYHKYKLDDAVATTTSEPLFHQSPYLTDLAWLQDKLIATGCVHILNDICLAGHAAATDGSHVAVLRAFFETHFKALNYDGHQLYSLMRPFLANEVQRIGSEVLNKWLDVIANSTVPYLEKVELDQECPTGEVSTESVPPVGYDLIMNLNIDGYFVISLSTEREEICVWDVPKCRKVRTLTGVPQPSAICPVGEHGVAVLCRREIRIIDLNLGQFRVTLKGVMNQKMPYFGLHDPSHLVCLSRNRMYVNLMNIESGDCVTTFKAGEDRFLNSLLVSGDGRILVCGDETQKPFPLLVWHLSQKKLLYDLRIPHHDFITSLSAITHEGSYVCVVAKELAEPSPNFIVVYDLQSGTLFKKWKPSCNTVSLAISQTNTCVIAGLEDARILIWDLVTGNCRSTLIGHSAPVTLLKLDPTGKILLSSDKEGRDLSIRLWQLDSGNLLAVYTPEERITTCEILSAGSYLALALENHHNLITLKLRSAGETGTLQSSTTYANPEYDGKQFDLKQ, encoded by the exons ATGGGCAACTACTGTAGCTCCGGTCAGACCAAGAAAGATAAGGATAATGCATCGGAAAAGTCTGAAGA ATCACCATCGTATCAGTTGGCCGataagaacaaaaacaaaaccaacgaTGTGAATCAGGCTCCACTGGCGGCTCCGGAAGTAATTTCCGACGCCTCCGGAACTGGCCACGTATCGAACAGCTCCAACGTAACCAATGGGTGTGCATCGTCCACCACGGCTGGAGCCACCTCCGGCGGGGACGGACCCCGGGCGCAACCGAAGGCACTCCAGAACGTCCAATCGATGACACTGTCCG ATTCAACCACCAACAGCCCAATGGCCGTGTCGCCACCGTGTGATATACCGTTAGTAGTGCATCAGAACTTGCCACAGAACCTGGCCCCACTGTACGGCAAACCGACCAccaaccgacggacggatAAATACAAAAAGATCGTGTTTTACATACTGGCCGCGGATGATG GGTTCCAAACGGAGAAAGCGTTGCTGCGGGAGGTGTTTAAGGCGTTGAATCAGAAATGCCAGAGCCGTGGCTTCGAGCTGCACGTGGCGGATCTGCATGTTCAGCAACCGAAGGGCAACAGCTTCGATGTGAACAGGTGGTTTAACGGGCCGCTCGAAGCCCAGGGAGGGCACGATTTGGCGGCCAACTGTTTGGCGGAAATAGCACGCCAGTCGTGTGACTCCTACCTGATACCGATCCTGTTTCTGGCTGGCTCGCTCGGTGACCCGTTGCTACCGCTGACGATCGAAAGCCAGGACTTTGTGGCCGCACGGCAGACGGCCGAACGGGATCCCCGCGAACGGGCGCTGCTCGAGAAGTGGTACGTGCTGGACGACAAATCGCAGCCCGCTTGCTACCGTTTGAACGCAAAGGCACAACCG GCAATGAGTTCGGAGGAATCGCAGCAGGAACTGTCCATGCTTCTGCAAACACTGATCGACATCTTCTCGAAGGAGCTATGCGATTCGTATCTCACTACGGTCGTTGAACAG GAAATCAACAACACCGTTCTCATCAGCCAGGAGCTTTCCAAGCGTTGCATTTGGATTCAGAGTGCCGTGCCCGCACCAAAGTCGGAAGGCCTTTCGTCCGTCGAAGCAGAGGCCTCTCGACGATTGGTTAACATTCAGAACGATTTGAAG AATCAACTCTCGGAGAAGCACATAATCCGTATACCGGCCAACATTAGTCAGCAGCAGGATCAGTTTGCCGCGTTGCTCGACACCTGCCTATCGCTAGAGATCGATCTAATTATCGATGAGCACGTCAGCAAGTACTCGATACCGCACTGTACTTTCGGTGTCGACCGTCGGTTACTGAGCGAGCTAGAGGAAGTGAACCGCCATTCGCGGGTGCTAAACGAAAACTGCGCCAACTTCACCACGACTGACCGAGTGAAGGAGTACCTCACGTCGGCGCTCTCCGGCAAACCGTTGGTCGTGTACGGTAAGACGGGCGCAGGCAAGAGTGTGTTCATGGCGAAGATATCGCAAAACCTGCACTGCTGGCTGCCCGAGTCGCACCTGGTGATGAG GTACGCCAACTTGACCATGCACAGCTCCGATGTGGCCTCCCTACTCGGTTCGATAACGGAACAAATATCAGTATTAATTAAAGGAACACCGACACGCTGCCAGCAT ACCGTTGCTTCATATTCTGCGGCACTCCGGTCGCTGTTGGAGTGCTGCAAACATCCGATCACCATTCTTATCGATTCGGTCGATGCGCTGCGCGATGTGGCCGATCTGGagtggcttccggtgcagTTGTTGGATTGTGTAAAGGTCGTACTGACGGTAAGCTCGACCGGCAGTCACGATCTGGCGGAACTGCAGTCACGGGAAAATCGAGTACTGCAACGGCTACGGCAACGCATCGGAGACGACAGCTGTTTCGTTTACTTGACCCCGTTCACGCAGGAACAGTGGGAGGATGTGCTGTGCTTCGGAGGGGGCGATATCTACGCGGCCAACGGTGCACTGCAGTTGCCGGATTGCTGGAAGAAATCGGATGAGAAGATTTCTATCCAAGCCAAG ATCCTGTGGTGGCTCGGTTGGCTGGGTAAGACCAATCTGTCTGACACGTCGGTCTCGCACATCAGCGAGCAGGTGTTTGAGATTTTGGAGGAAAAGTTTACGGCCGCCATCATCCGGCTGATCATCCCGTTGCTGCTCGCCTCCCGGGAGGGCTTGCTGGAGACGGAAATCATAACGCTCCTCAGGAGCTCTAACCTAGTCAATG GTTCAACAACGAAACTATGGACACACTTTTGCTGGAAGATGGGACCATTGTTTCTGcacaataaaaatatcatcgtcgtcgaccggACTCTGCGCGAGGTTGCGGAGAAGCGGTACGCGTCAGACATTCAACGGGCACACCGGATCCTGCACGATTACTATGAAACCCAGCCAAACGTATTCGTAGATAAGAAGGGCAAGGACAGAAG TTTTAATCTAAGGAAATTCGTAGAACTGCCCTACCACAAGTACAAGCTCGATGACGCGGTAGCGACGACAACTAGCGAGCCCTTGTTTCACCAATCTCCGTACCTGACTGACTTAGCCTGGCTGCAGGACAAACTGATCGCTACCGGATGTGTTCACATTTTAAACGACATTTGCCTGGCGGGACACGCCGCTGCGACCGATGGCAGCCACGTGGCCGTACTACGGGCGTTCTTCGAGACCCACTTCAAAGCGCTGAACTATGACGGACACCAGCTGTACTCGTTGATGAGACCGTTTCTAGCGAATGAAGTGCAGCGTATCGGTTCGGAAGTGTTGAACAAGTGGCTCGACGTCATTGCCAACAGTACGGTGCCGTATCTGGAGAAGGTTGAGCTGGATCAAGAATGCCCAACCGGCGAGGTATCGACGGAGAGCGTGCCTCCGGTTGGGTACGATCTAATCATGAACCTAAACATTGATGGCTACTTCGTTATTTCGCTCAGCACGGAACGGGAGGAGATTTGTGTCTGGGACGTGCCGAA GTGCCGTAAGGTACGCACACTAACGGGTGTTCCGCAACCGTCGGCCATTTGCCCCGTCGGAGAACACGGTGTGGCCGTCCTGTGTCGGCGGGAGATTCGCATCATCGATTTGAACCTGGGCCAGTTTCGGGTGACGTTAAAGGGGGTCATGAACCAGAAGATGCCGTACTTCGGCCTGCACGACCCATCGCATCTGGTGTGCTTGTCGCGCAACCGGATGTACGtgaatttaatgaacattGAGTCGGGCGATTGCGTTACCACGTTCAAGGCGGGCGAAGATCGCTTCCTCAACTCTCTACTGGTTTCCGGCGATGGACG GATTCTGGTGTGCGGtgatgaaacgcaaaaacctTTCCCGCTGCTCGTTTGGCATCTGTCGCAGAAGAAATTGCTGTATGATTTGCGTATTCCGCATCACGACTTCATCACGTCACTGTCGGCGATCACGCACGAAGGATCGTACGTGTGCGTGGTGGCCAAGGAGCTGGCCGAGCCAAGTCCGAACTTTATTGTGGTGTACGATCTGCAAAGTGGCACGCTATTCAAGAAATGGAAACCGTCCTGTAACACGGTGTCATTGGCCATCTCGCAAACCAACACCTGTGTCATTGCGGGCCTGGAAGATGCCAGGATACTCATTTGGGATTTGGTTACCG GAAACTGTCGGAGCACTCTGATTGGCCACAGTGCACCAGTAACGCTGCTGAAGTTGGATCCGACGGGCAAGATATTGCTGTCGAGCGACAAGGAAGGACGAGACCTTTCCATACGCCTGTGGCAGTTGGATAGTGGAAACCTGTTGGCAGTGTACACGCCCGAAGAACGCATCACTACGTGCGAAATTCTTAGTGCTGGCTCTTacctggcgctggcgctggaaaATCATCACAATCTCATCACCCTGAAGCTACGCTCTGCTGGTGAAACTGGTACGCTGCAGTCGTCCACCACCTACGCCAATCCCGAGTACGATGGTAAGCAATTCGATTTAAAGCAGTAA